A region of the Pseudomonadota bacterium genome:
CCGGCATGGCCTGCGGTGTCTTCGCCCTGGTGCTGATGGGGGCGCTCTCCGAGCACTTCCGCCTGCTCACCGCTCACTTCGCAGACCCGTTCGACGGCCGGCTGTACGTGTGCGAGAAGCTCTCGTTCTGGGCAGGAGGCGGGCTCATCGACGAAGACCGCGCTGCCGAGGCGGCCCGTGTGGACGGGGTCTCCGCGGTCGTGCCGGTGGTCATGGGGGTTCACCCTCGTGGGCGTGCCGCCACGGGAAGCCTCCCAGCTCTGGCGAGGCGGCACGCTGTCCGACGGTCGCTGGCTCAATGACCGCGACGACGATCACGACAGCGCGGTACTCGGCAGCGACGTCGCCTATGCGTTCCAGGTCCGCTGCGGCGAGCGCATCCACGTGCTCGAACGCGACTTCCTGGTGGTGGGCGTGCTGGCCCACGCCGGCGCGCTGGAAGACCGTCAGATGCTTGTGGGGCTGCGCACAGGGCAGCGCGCGCTGCGGCGAGAAGGGCTGCTCACGAGCCTCATGGTCACGCCTTCAGCGGGCGCGCCTCTCGAGGCGCTCGCCACATCGCTCGGCGCTGCGCTGCGACCCCTCACGGTGGTGACGCCCTCCCAGCTCGCCCACGAGGCCGCGCAGAGCACGCGGCTGTGGCGGGCGCTGGTGCTCGCCTGCGGGCTCATCGCGGCGCTCACGGGCAGTCTCTGCATCGTGGTCACCATGACCGTCGCGGTGACCGAGCGCACGCACGAGATCGGCCTCAAGAGAGCCATCGGCGCTTCCGCCGGGCAGGTGACGGCCGAGATCATGCGTGAGGCGGGCCTGCTCGCCGCCATCGGGTGGGCGGCCGGCGTCGCCGCTGCCGCGACCTTCGTGTGGGCCTGGAACCAGGGCTTCCGCCGCGAAGGGCTGCTGCTGTTCGCGCTCACGCCTCGCGTGCT
Encoded here:
- a CDS encoding ABC transporter permease yields the protein MGVPPREASQLWRGGTLSDGRWLNDRDDDHDSAVLGSDVAYAFQVRCGERIHVLERDFLVVGVLAHAGALEDRQMLVGLRTGQRALRREGLLTSLMVTPSAGAPLEALATSLGAALRPLTVVTPSQLAHEAAQSTRLWRALVLACGLIAALTGSLCIVVTMTVAVTERTHEIGLKRAIGASAGQVTAEIMREAGLLAAIGWAAGVAAAATFVWAWNQGFRREGLLLFALTPRVLALSAACALLLGLMAGALPALSAARLDPVAALRRR